One genomic window of Bactrocera dorsalis isolate Fly_Bdor chromosome 4, ASM2337382v1, whole genome shotgun sequence includes the following:
- the LOC105225208 gene encoding elongation of very long chain fatty acids protein F: protein MFMLLRLLWENLREYDKKYKDERSENYFLLTTLQFFFMLIAYYAFVKHIGPKIMEKRKAFDLKYVLLAYNAAQVLVNGGMFISCIYIIWLYKPYDRLSCMMPDRRRTEFGMLELKFAYGYYLLKIVDFADTVFFVLRKRQHQVSFLHVYHHILMACGLFFSVRYLTGGHGASLVIVNLAVHTIMYFYYFISALRPELKHSMWWKKHITQVQIAQFLVLLLHFTHALLDMECEFPKWALGLASFQTLVMLVLFSDFYYKAYLRPNKRKLVSQANVEQVSEHKEEDFSAEQLAVAESKKNTN, encoded by the exons ATGTTTATGCTGCTGCGATTGTTGTGGGAGAATCTTCGAGAGTACGATAAGAAATATAAAG ATGAACGTTCGGAGAATTATTTTCTATTGACTACGCTGCAATTCTTTTTCATGTTAATCGCTTACTATGCCTTCGTCAAACATATTGGTCcgaaaataatggaaaaacgCAAAGCTTTTGACTTGAAGTACGTCTTATTGGCATACAACGCTGCACAGGTGCTCGTCAATGGCGGCATGTTTATATCG TGCATTTACATCATCTGGCTATATAAACCCTACGATCGCTTGTCTTGCATGATGCCTGATAGGCGGCGCACGGAATTCGGTATGTTGGAGCTTAAATTCGCGTACGGCTACTATTTGCTGAAGATAGTCGATTTCGCCGACACTGTGTTCTTTGTGCTACGCAAACGCCAACATCAAGTGAGCTTTCTCCATGTTTACCACCACATCCTGATGGCGTGTGGCCTTTTTTTCTCTGTGCGTTATCTGACCGGTGGTCATGGCGCATCACTAGTTATTGTGAATTTAGCGGTACATACCATTAtgtatttctattatttcatatCGGCGCTGCGACCAGAGCTGAAACACTCGATGTGGTGGAAGAAACATATTACTCAGGTGCAAATTGCGCAGTTTTTGGTATTGCTACTGCATTTCACACACGCTCTCCTCGATATGGAGTGTGAATTTCCTAAGTGGGCTTTGGGTTTAGCCTCTTTTCAAACGCTTGTTATGCTGGTGCTATTCTCTGATTTCTATTATAAAGCATACTTGCGTCCGAATAAGAGAAAATTGGTGTCGCAAGCGAATGTTGAGCAAGTTTCTGAGCATAAGGAAGAAGACTTTAGTGCGGAGCAGTTGGCCGTGGCGGAAAGTAAAAAGAACACAAATTAA